One part of the Equus caballus isolate H_3958 breed thoroughbred chromosome 30, TB-T2T, whole genome shotgun sequence genome encodes these proteins:
- the RGS2 gene encoding regulator of G-protein signaling 2 (The RefSeq protein has 1 substitution compared to this genomic sequence) yields MQSAMFLAVQHDCGPMDKSAGSGPKSEEKREKMKRTLLKDWKTRLSYFLQNSSSPGKPKTGKKSKQQAFLKPSPEEAELWSEAFDELLASKYGLAAFRAFLKSEFCEENIEFWLACEDFKKTKSPQKLSSKARKIYTDFIEKEAPKEINIDFQTKTLIAQNIQEVTSGCFTTAQKRVYSLMENNSYPRFLESEFYQDLCKKPQITTEPHAT; encoded by the exons ATGCAAAGTGCCATGTTCCTGGCTGTCCAGCACGACTGCGGCCCCATGGACAAGAGCGCAGGCAGTGGCCCCAAGAGCGAGGAGAAGCGGGAGAAAATGAAGCGGACCTT attaaaagatTGGAAGACGCGTTTGAGCTACTTCTTGCAAAATTCCTCCTCCCCTGGGAAGCCCAAAACTGGCAATAAAAGCAAGCAGCAGGCCTTCCTCAA GCCTTCTCCCGAAGAAGCAGAGCTGTGGTCTGAAGCCTTTGACGAGCTGCTAGCCAGTAAAT ATGGCCTTGCTGCTTTCAGAGCTTTTTTGAAATCTGAATTCTGTGAAGAAAATATTGAATTCTGGCTGGCCTGTGAAGACTTCAAGAAGACGAAGTCACCCCAAAAGCTCTCCtcaaaagcaaggaaaatatACACTGACTTCATAGAAAAAGAAGCTCCAAAAGAG aTAAACATAGACTTTCAAACCAAAACTCTAATTGCCCAAAATATACAAGAGGTGACAAGTGGCTGCTTTACAACTGCCCAGAAAAGGGTATACAGCTTGATGGAGAACAACTCTTACCCTCGTTTCTTGGAGTCAGAATTCTACCAGGACTTGTGTAAAAAGCCGCAGATCACCACAGAGCCCCATGCTACATGA